The DNA region GGAATAAACAGCAAGATCGGCTTCACCGTACTTTCCAGACTGCATTTTGCAATAGCACAGCCAACAAACAAAGCCGTACCTACCGGCGGATGAATAATGCCAACC from Veillonellales bacterium includes:
- a CDS encoding TRAP transporter large permease subunit codes for the protein VGIIHPPVGTALFVGCAIAKCSLESTVKPILLFIPVLIVVLILVTYVPAFTMTLPKMFMP